From Serratia fonticola:
CTCATGGAACGAAGTGCGCACCTTGCATTTCAGCGGTGAGCAGTCGGTGCTTGAAGCGTTGAAGACCATTCTGGGCAAGATGCATCAGGATGCTGCACCGCCGGAATCGGTGGAGGTGTTCTGTTACAGCCAGCACCTGCGTGGCCTGATCCGTACCCGCATTCAACAGCTGGTTTCCGAGTGTATCGAGCTGCGTCTTTCCAGCACTCGCCTGGAGCCGGGCCGGTTTAAAGCGGTGCGTGTGGCCGGGCAAACCTGGGGCCTGTTCTTCGAACGCCTGAGCGTGTCGGTGCAGAAGCTGGAAAACGCCGTGGAGTTCTACGGGGCGATCTCCAACAACAAACTGCATGGCCTGTCGATCAAGGTGGAAACCGATCAGGTGCATTTGCCACCGGTGGTTGATGGTTTTGCCAGTGAGGGGATTATCCAGTTCTTCTTTGAAGACACTACGGATGATAAAGGCTTCAACATTTACATTCTGGATGAGTCGAACCGGGTTGAGGTGTATCACCATTGTGAAGGGAGCAAAGAGGAGTTGGTGCGCGATGTCAGCCGCTTCTATTCCTCCTCACACGATCGCTTTACCTACGGCTCCAGCTTTATCAACTTCAACCTGCCGCAGTTCTATCAGATTGTGCATATCGATGGCCGTACCCAGGTGATCCCATTCCGCAGCAATGCGCTGTCGAACCTGTGTATCACGGTCGCCGACGGCAATGCCGCACAGCCTCTGAAGCAACAGTTCCAGCTGCATTAATGCTTGAGGGCGCGGTAGCTTGCGCCCCTCTGCAAAACTCAGCTAAAGCTGACCGTCTCGCCGGACTGTGTGCTGGCCGCTTCGCTCAGCAACTCATAAAATTCCCGGCCGCTGCGATCGCACTGCCAGCTCTCGTCACGATAGGTAAAGTGATAGCCACCGGCCTTGGTGGCCAGCCACACCTGGTGCAACGGCTCCTGACGGTTGATCACAATCTTGCTGCCGTTTTCGAAGCTTAGCGTCATCACCCCGCCGTTGGTTTCGTAATCGATATCCGCATCACCGTCAAAATCGTCCAGGGTCTGTTCAATATTCAGCATCAGTTGGTCGGCCAACTGGTGAAACTCGCTATCGTTCATAATCGATTCCTATTGCTTTTCATGATCCACCTGCGATTATAGTGAGCTTGGACGCATGAATTACAGGCATTAATGCAAATGAAAAAACAACTACGCTATGCGCTGATGGCCGTTTTGCTGGTCGGGCTCTCTGGCTGTGGCCTGAAGGGCCCGCTGTATTTTCCACCGAAGGACAAACCGGCAGAGCAACCGGTAACCAGTGCTGGTACCGTTAGCAAGAACCAACAAGAACCCGCTGGCACTCAGCAGCAACCGTCGATGAGCAATCAGTAATGAGCCTTTATGGTGGTTGATGCCACCATAAATATCAGACGGTACGTCGTCCAGATAGCGGAGTATGATATGCAGTTCTCCAAAATGCACGGTTTAGGCAACGACTTTATGGTGGTCGATGCCGTTACACAGAACGTCTATTTTTCACCTGAGCTGATCCGCCGCCTGGCCGACCGGCATTTGGGCGTGGGTTTTGACCAGATGCTGGTGGTAGAACCGCCGTACGATCCCGAACTCGATTTCCATTACCGCATTTTCAATGCTGACGGTAGTGAAGTGGCCCAGTGCGGCAACGGCGCCCGCTGTTTTGCCCGCTTTGTGCGCTTGAAAGGCTTGACCAACAAACGTGATATCCGCGTCAGCACCCAGACCGGGCGCATGATCCTGAGCGTCACCGATGATGACCTGGTGTGCGTCAATATGGGTGAACCGAATTTCGATCCGCAGATCGTGCCGTTTCGCGCCACCAAAGCGGAAAAAACCTACATTATGCGCGCGGCGGAACATACGGTGCTGTGCGGTGTGGTCTCGATGGGTAACCCACACTGTGTGTTGCAGGTGGACGACGTGAAAACCGCCAAGGTGGAGCTGCTGGGTCCGGTACTGGAAGGGCACGATCGCTTCCCGGAACGCGCCAACATCGGCTTTATGCAGGTGGTGAGCCGTGAGCACATCAAACTGCGGGTTTATGAGCGCGGTGCCGGTGAAACGCAGGCCTGTGGCAGTGGTGCCTGCGCCGCCGTGGCGGTGGGCATTCAGCAAGAACTGCTGGCGGAAGAGGTGCATGTTGAACTGCCCGGCGGTAGCCTGCATATCCGCTGGAAAGGGCCAGGGGAGCCGTTATTTATGACCGGCCCGGCCACCCATGTTTATGACGGATTTATTCACTTATGAAGCAGGTTGACGATCGGATAGCCACGGGCGTTGAGCTTGATGATGACACGGTGATGCAATTTCTGATGCAGAATCCGGACTTCTTTATGCGCAATGCACGGCTGGTGGAACAGATGCGAGTGCCTCACCCGGTGCGGGGCACGGTATCGTTGGTGGAGTGGCATCTGGCGCGTCAGCGTAACCAAATCATCCAGTTGGAAGAAGAGATCACCTTGCTGATGGAGCAGGCCAGTGCCAACGAATCGCTGTTTGGCAGCCTGCTGCATCTACAGGCCGACCTGGCCACCGCCAGCAGCCTGCAGGATATGCTCAACCGCTTGCAGCGTTGGGCGCGCGGGTTTGGGCTGGCAGGGGCGAATATCCGCCTGTTTGCCGATCGCTGGAATATTGGCGCGCCGTCGGATTTCACCCATCTTGGCCTGACGCGCTCGGCGTTTGAGCCGCTGCGAATTCAACGCCTGGGCGATCGCTATCACTACCTCGGCAACCTTAATGGCCCCGAGCTGCTGCTGTTGCTGCCGCAGGCCAAACAGGTTGGCTCCGTGGCGCTGTCATTGCTGGGGGAGCAGGGCGATCTCGGCATGGTGATCTTCAGCAGCCGCGATACTCAACATTATCAACAGGGGATGGGCACCGTGATGCTCGGCCAATTGGCGCGTATGTTGCCAAAACTGTTGGAACGCTGGATAGAACGCGCATGACCGGCGTAGCGGCCAACCTGCAACCGCCGGTGGACGCTTTCCTGCGTTATTTAAAGGTGGAGCGGCAACTCAGCCCACTGACTCAGATCAGCTATTCGCGCCAGCTGCAGGCGTTGATCGCCATGGCAAGCGAGCTGGGCGTCAGCGAATGGCCGATGCTGGATGCCGCCAGAGTGCGTCAGCTGGCAGCCCGCAGTAAGCGCGCCGGGTTACAGTCTTCCAGCCTGGCGCTGCGCCTCTCTGCATTGCGCAGTTTTCTGGACTGGCTGGTCGGCCAGGGCGTGATAAGCGCTAACCCCGCCAAAGGCATTCGCACACCGCGTAGTGGCCGTCATTTGCCGAAGAATATCGACGTCGATGAAATGAACCAACTGCTGAACATCGATCTCAACGATCCGCTGGCGGTTCGCGATCGTGCGATGCTGGAAGTAATGTACGGGGCCGGGCTGCGTCTGGCTGAACTGGTGGGGCTGGATTGCCGCCATGTCGATCTGGGCGGCGGTGAGATCTGGGTGCTGGGGAAAGGCAGCAAAGAACGTAAATTGCCGATAGGCCGTACGGCGGTCACCTGGCTGGAACACTGGCTGGCGCTGCGCGATCTGTTTGCGCCGCAGGATGATGCCATGTTCCTCTCCAATCAAGGCAAGCGCATCTCGGCGCGCAACGTACAAAAACGTTTTGCCGAGTGGGGCGTCAAGCAGGGCGTCAACAGCCATATCCACCCGCACAAGCTGCGCCACTCCTTTGCCACCCATATGCTGGAATCGAGCGGCGATCTGCGCGCGGTGCAGGAGCTGCTGGGGCACGCCAACCTGACCACCACGCAAATTTATACCCACCTCGACTTTCAACATCTGGCGAACGTGTACGATGCCGCGCATCCACGCGCCAAACGAGGGAAATCCTGATGCATTTTTACCGTCCGTTACGCCCACTGGCCGCGCTGACTTTCGATCTGGACGATACGCTGTATGACAACCGTCCGGTGATCAAGCAGACCGAGCATGAGTCGGTGGCCTTTTTGCAGAACTACCATCCGGGATTGAGCCATTTTCAGTCGGCGGACTTCCACCGTTTGCGGCAGGAATTGCGTGAACAGGATCCGGAGATTTACCACGACGTTACCCAATGGCGCTGGCGGGCAGTCCACCTGGCGTTGAGCCGTCAGGGGCTGCGCGATGCTGAAGCGTCCATCGGTGCCGATGCCGCCATGCAGAACTTTGCCCTGTGGCGTAGCCGGATCGATGTGCCGGCAGCCACTCACGCTACCTTGCGGGCGCTGGGGCAACGTTATCCGCTGGTGGCGATCACCAATGGCAATGCCGATCCGGCCCAGTGCGGGTTGGAGCAATACTTCCAGTTTGTGCTGCGCTCCGGGCCAGATGGCCGCGCCAAGCCGTATCAGGATATGTATCAACTGGCGGTCGAAAGGTTGGGCGTGGCGCCAGAACAAATCCTGCACGTCGGGGATGACCTGACCACAGACGTTGCCGGGGCGCTGCGTTCGGGCCTGCAGGCCTGCTGGATCAACGACCGTCAGCGGAGCCTGATGCAGGTAGCTGACAGCCGCCTGCTACCTCATATTGAGATTTCGCAGTTGGCATCGCTGACAGCATTGTTATAATCCCAGCAGAACTCTGTATAAATTCCCAGTGGAAAGCGCGTGGAAGCGAGTTTTCCCTTTACCAATCAATGGTGCCTATGGACGTTTCCGACCTGCTCGACAGCATGAATGATAAACAACGTGAAGCCGTGGCTGCGCCACGCAGCAACCTGTTGGTGCTGGCCGGTGCAGGCAGCGGCAAGACCCGGGTGCTGGTGCATCGCATTGCCTGGCTACTGGCGGTAGAGAACTGCTCGCCGTACTCCATCATGGCGGTGACTTTCACCAACAAGGCGGCGGCAGAGATGCGCCACCGTATCGAACACCTGATTGGCACCAGCCAGGGCGGTATGTGGATCGGCACCTTCCACGGCTTGGCGCACCGCCTGCTGCGCGCTCATCATATGGACGCCAACCTGCCGCAGGACTTCCAGATCCTGGATAGTGAAGATCAACTGCGCCTGCTGAAACGCATCGTGCGGGCGCTGAACATTGACGAGAAGCAATGGCCGCCGCGCCAGGCGATGTGGTACATCAACGGCAAGAAAGATGATGGCCTACGCCCGCAGCATATCGAAAGCTATGGCAACCCGGTGGAAGCCACCTGGCTGCGGATCTATCAGGCTTATCAGGAGGCTTGCGATCGTGCAGGGCTGGTCGATTTTGCCGAATTGCTGTTGCGCGCCCATGAGCTGTGGCTGAACAAGCCGCATATCCTCAATCATTATCGTGAGCGCTTCACCAATATCCTGGTGGACGAATTCCAGGACACCAACCGCATCCAGTACGCCTGGATCCACATGCTGGCCGGGGGCAAGGCCAACGTGATGATCGTGGGGGATGATGACCAGTCGATCTACGGCTGGCGTGGTGCGCAGGTGGAAAACATCCAGCGTTTCCTGAAGGATTTCCCCGGTGCAGAAACGGTGCGTCTGGAGCAGAACTATCGCTCGACCAGCACCATCCTGAAGGCCGCCAACACCCTGATCGCCAATAACGACGGGCGCATGGGCAAAAACCTGTGGACCGAAGGGGCCGAAGGCGAGCCGATCTCGATTTACTGTGCGTTCAACGAGCTGGATGAAGCCCGCTTTGTGGTTAACCGCATCAAGGCCTGGCAGGACAACGGCGGCGCGCTGAACGACTGCGCCATCCTGTATCGCAGCAACGCCCAATCGCGCGTGCTGGAAGAGGCCTTGTTGCAAACTGCCATGCCATACCGCATTTACGGCGGCATGCGCTTCTTCGAACGCCAGGAGATCAAGGATGCTCTGGCCTATCTGCGACTGATCGCCAACCGTAACGATGATGCGGCCTTTGAGCGTGTCGTGAATACCCCAACGCGCGGCATTGGCGATCGCACCCTCGACGTAGTGCGCCAGGCGGCACGAGACCGTCAACTGACGCTGTGGCAGGCTACCCGTGCGCTGCTGCAAGATAAGGTGCTGGCGGGCCGTGCAGCGTCCTCCCTGCAGCGTTTTCTGGAGCTGGTGGACTCACTGGCCCACGAAACCGCCGAAATGCCGTTGCATGTGCAAACCGACCGGGTGATCCGCGATTCCGGGCTGTTTATCATGTATGAGCAGGAAAAGGGCGAGAAGGGCCAGGCGCGTATCGAAAACCTTGAGGAACTGGTCACGGCCACGCGCCAATACAGCTACCAGGATGAAGATCAGGATCTGATGCCGTTGCAGGCCTTCCTGTCCCATGCCGCGTTGGAAGCGGGGGAAGGGCAGGCAGATGCCTATCAGGACGCGGTGCAGCTGATGACCCTGCACTCGGCCAAAGGGTTGGAGTTCCGCCAGGTGTTTATCGTCGGTATGGAAGAGGGTATGTTCCCAAGCCAGATGTCGCTGGACGAAGGTGGCCGCCTGGAAGAGGAGCGCCGTCTGGCCTATGTTGGCCTGACCCGTGCAATGCAAAAATTGACGCTGACCTATGCGGAAACCCGCCGCCTGTATGGCAAAGAGGTGTATCACCGGCCATCACGCTTTATCGGTGAGATCCCGGAAGACTGTGTGGAAGAGGTGCGCCTGCGGGCCAGCGTCTCCCGCTCGGTAAGCCACCGCCGGATGGGGACGCCGATCAGTGAAAGCGACACTGGTTACAAGCTTGGGCAGCGCGTGCGCCATGCCAAGTTTGGCGAGGGCACCATCGTCAACCTGGAAGGCAGTGGGGAGCACAGCCGGTTGCAGATCGCGTTTCAGGGTGAAGGTATCAAGTGGCTGGTAGCAGCCTACGCCAAGCTGGAAACGGTATAACGGGGCTCTTACAGGTGAAAATAGCGTCGCTATCTCCCTCACCCTAACCCTTATGTCTTGATCTTCTCCGCCTTAGCGGAGAAGATCCCCGACTGATCATCGGGAGATAGCCGGTGAGCTCCCCCTAACCCTAGTGCCTATGAGCCCGTGGGAGAGATTGTGCCCCGGCTGTCTATTTCCCTGTCGCCTTCTAGACCGAACGGTATCCTGTGCCTATGAGCACCCACATATAAGGATGGTCCGGCGATAAATTTCAGACATGGTTATGGAGTGCCATAATGCGTAGAACCCCTGTCGGCGTTGATATCGCCAAACACAAATTTGATGTCGCCGTACTGCTGGACAATCAGAAGTATAAAACCAAAAAGTTTGCCAATACCCCTTCTGGATGCCGCGAGTTCGCAGCCTGGTTGAGCCGCTTTGGCGACTGTCATGTCTGTATGGAAGCCACCGGGAGCTACAGTACGGAACTGGCCACTTATCTGGCAGACAACAACTACCACGTCAGTCTGATGAACCCGGCGTGTATCCATTCCTTCGGCAATACAGAACTGGCCCGGAACAAAACGGACAAAAGCGATGCAGCGATGATAGCCCGCTACTGCGCACTGCATCAGCCTGACCCGTGGTTCCCAGCCCCGTTGAGCGAACGCCAGTTGACCGCGTTGGTCAGGCATCTTAAGAACCTGGAAGAGATGCGTCAGATGGAAGAAAATCGCCTGGAGGTGGCCGAAGCAGTCATCGTCCCTTCACTCAATGAGCACATCGCCACGTTGGATGAACTGATACGAGAAACGAAGAAGAAAATCAGTCAGCACATCGATGATAACCCTGACCTGAAACGGGACAGCGAGTTGCTAAAAAGTATCCCTGGAGTGGGAGAGATGCTGAGCTCCAGCCTGCTGGCCTTCGCAGGAAACCTGCGTCGGTTCACCAGCAGCAAGGCCCTGGTAGCGTACGCAGGACTGAATCCACAGCGATGTGAGTCGGGGATGTTTAAAGGGAAAAGCCGGTTATCGAAAGTGGGACACGGTGAGCTACGAAGCGCGTTATACATGCCCGCGGTGGTGGCAAGCCAATACAATGTTGTGGTTAAAGACTTAACAGAAAGGCTGAAGTTGCGTGGGAAATCGGGCAAAGAGAGAGTGTGTGCGGCGATGCGAAAACTGCTGCAACTGGCCTATGGTGTGGTGAAATCAGGAAAGACATTTAATGCGGAAATACCGCTTGCCGGATAGCCGACAAGACGGTATCTCTCCCAAAGGGCTAGGGGACCGATCGAGTTAGCTATCAATTGCCGAAACTTACCTGCACACGGTAGCGGAATTACGGCGCCGTACTAGCTCCCTCTCCTTTTTGGGGAGAGGGTTAGGGTGAGGGGGTCAGTGTGCGAAACGATCGCCCACTTTGGCAGTGGCATACCAGCGCATCACCGCTTCGATCCCCTCGCCACCTTCTGGTGGAGCCCAATGCATACAGTCTTCTTCGCCGAGCGCCTGATAAGGCCCCTGCTTCACTTCAAACACCACGCCACCCGGATCGACAGACAGCACGGCATGCCAGGTAAACGCCGGCATCTCCAGCACCTTGGTTTCTTCGCCTAGCAGGGTGCGTTGGGTGACC
This genomic window contains:
- the cyaY gene encoding iron donor protein CyaY; amino-acid sequence: MNDSEFHQLADQLMLNIEQTLDDFDGDADIDYETNGGVMTLSFENGSKIVINRQEPLHQVWLATKAGGYHFTYRDESWQCDRSGREFYELLSEAASTQSGETVSFS
- the lptM gene encoding LPS translocon maturation chaperone LptM, with the translated sequence MKKQLRYALMAVLLVGLSGCGLKGPLYFPPKDKPAEQPVTSAGTVSKNQQEPAGTQQQPSMSNQ
- the dapF gene encoding diaminopimelate epimerase, with translation MQFSKMHGLGNDFMVVDAVTQNVYFSPELIRRLADRHLGVGFDQMLVVEPPYDPELDFHYRIFNADGSEVAQCGNGARCFARFVRLKGLTNKRDIRVSTQTGRMILSVTDDDLVCVNMGEPNFDPQIVPFRATKAEKTYIMRAAEHTVLCGVVSMGNPHCVLQVDDVKTAKVELLGPVLEGHDRFPERANIGFMQVVSREHIKLRVYERGAGETQACGSGACAAVAVGIQQELLAEEVHVELPGGSLHIRWKGPGEPLFMTGPATHVYDGFIHL
- a CDS encoding DUF484 domain-containing protein translates to MKQVDDRIATGVELDDDTVMQFLMQNPDFFMRNARLVEQMRVPHPVRGTVSLVEWHLARQRNQIIQLEEEITLLMEQASANESLFGSLLHLQADLATASSLQDMLNRLQRWARGFGLAGANIRLFADRWNIGAPSDFTHLGLTRSAFEPLRIQRLGDRYHYLGNLNGPELLLLLPQAKQVGSVALSLLGEQGDLGMVIFSSRDTQHYQQGMGTVMLGQLARMLPKLLERWIERA
- the xerC gene encoding tyrosine recombinase XerC, which translates into the protein MTGVAANLQPPVDAFLRYLKVERQLSPLTQISYSRQLQALIAMASELGVSEWPMLDAARVRQLAARSKRAGLQSSSLALRLSALRSFLDWLVGQGVISANPAKGIRTPRSGRHLPKNIDVDEMNQLLNIDLNDPLAVRDRAMLEVMYGAGLRLAELVGLDCRHVDLGGGEIWVLGKGSKERKLPIGRTAVTWLEHWLALRDLFAPQDDAMFLSNQGKRISARNVQKRFAEWGVKQGVNSHIHPHKLRHSFATHMLESSGDLRAVQELLGHANLTTTQIYTHLDFQHLANVYDAAHPRAKRGKS
- the yigB gene encoding 5-amino-6-(5-phospho-D-ribitylamino)uracil phosphatase YigB, whose translation is MHFYRPLRPLAALTFDLDDTLYDNRPVIKQTEHESVAFLQNYHPGLSHFQSADFHRLRQELREQDPEIYHDVTQWRWRAVHLALSRQGLRDAEASIGADAAMQNFALWRSRIDVPAATHATLRALGQRYPLVAITNGNADPAQCGLEQYFQFVLRSGPDGRAKPYQDMYQLAVERLGVAPEQILHVGDDLTTDVAGALRSGLQACWINDRQRSLMQVADSRLLPHIEISQLASLTALL
- the uvrD gene encoding DNA helicase II, whose amino-acid sequence is MDVSDLLDSMNDKQREAVAAPRSNLLVLAGAGSGKTRVLVHRIAWLLAVENCSPYSIMAVTFTNKAAAEMRHRIEHLIGTSQGGMWIGTFHGLAHRLLRAHHMDANLPQDFQILDSEDQLRLLKRIVRALNIDEKQWPPRQAMWYINGKKDDGLRPQHIESYGNPVEATWLRIYQAYQEACDRAGLVDFAELLLRAHELWLNKPHILNHYRERFTNILVDEFQDTNRIQYAWIHMLAGGKANVMIVGDDDQSIYGWRGAQVENIQRFLKDFPGAETVRLEQNYRSTSTILKAANTLIANNDGRMGKNLWTEGAEGEPISIYCAFNELDEARFVVNRIKAWQDNGGALNDCAILYRSNAQSRVLEEALLQTAMPYRIYGGMRFFERQEIKDALAYLRLIANRNDDAAFERVVNTPTRGIGDRTLDVVRQAARDRQLTLWQATRALLQDKVLAGRAASSLQRFLELVDSLAHETAEMPLHVQTDRVIRDSGLFIMYEQEKGEKGQARIENLEELVTATRQYSYQDEDQDLMPLQAFLSHAALEAGEGQADAYQDAVQLMTLHSAKGLEFRQVFIVGMEEGMFPSQMSLDEGGRLEEERRLAYVGLTRAMQKLTLTYAETRRLYGKEVYHRPSRFIGEIPEDCVEEVRLRASVSRSVSHRRMGTPISESDTGYKLGQRVRHAKFGEGTIVNLEGSGEHSRLQIAFQGEGIKWLVAAYAKLETV
- a CDS encoding IS110 family transposase produces the protein MRRTPVGVDIAKHKFDVAVLLDNQKYKTKKFANTPSGCREFAAWLSRFGDCHVCMEATGSYSTELATYLADNNYHVSLMNPACIHSFGNTELARNKTDKSDAAMIARYCALHQPDPWFPAPLSERQLTALVRHLKNLEEMRQMEENRLEVAEAVIVPSLNEHIATLDELIRETKKKISQHIDDNPDLKRDSELLKSIPGVGEMLSSSLLAFAGNLRRFTSSKALVAYAGLNPQRCESGMFKGKSRLSKVGHGELRSALYMPAVVASQYNVVVKDLTERLKLRGKSGKERVCAAMRKLLQLAYGVVKSGKTFNAEIPLAG
- a CDS encoding WbuC family cupin fold metalloprotein, which translates into the protein MKQITAHDLTTMSEQAATLPRLRAHRTLHEELSDPVQRLAIAMEPGTYIRPHRHPQTWELLTPLRGRFVVLQFNDEGVVTQRTLLGEETKVLEMPAFTWHAVLSVDPGGVVFEVKQGPYQALGEEDCMHWAPPEGGEGIEAVMRWYATAKVGDRFAH